A region of Lacinutrix sp. Hel_I_90 DNA encodes the following proteins:
- a CDS encoding amidohydrolase family protein — MTKKLLVFSCFLCSLLALAQEHIPKNDGVKTIHSNYTAFTNAKIYISPTQVIEKGTLLIKEGKVVYVGESVTIPKNCLVTDLSGKSIYPSFIDIYSTFGIKKLESPSDDSKSPQYEASREGYYWNDHIRADQNAINHFEYDDKEAEKLRKAGFGVVNTHIEDGIIRGTGTLIALNSEDSNAKRILSEASAQYLGISKSKTSRQSYPNSIMGAFALLRQVNMDADWYATGSIKEKDLALEAFNANKNKVQIIEAGSKMNALRLDKVGDQFNTQYVFVGGGDEYEYIKEIKATKGSFIIPVNFPDAYDMENPFLASSVQLDDLREWNQRPSNPKILADHNVAFAFSTYKLKDSKDFMANLRKALEAGLSQEKALAALTTVPAQIIGKSNVLGTLTAGSYANFLVTSGDLFDKKTTIYQNWVTGIKNELISMDTKDIRGDYTLSLNKTEYELTIKGEIEKLKSEVKADNKKLGSKISFEGDWLNLTFSTIDTTKQEFIRLVSSIDNTDSFSGKAYLPNGKEIPFSAKRSVKEKASEDKNEDKNEDEKEDKDKDAEDNDASADAKTSYPVTYPNMAYGFKTLPQQETLLFKNVTVWTNEKDGILENTDVLIRGGKISKIGQNLSFSDAKIIDGKGKHLTAGIIDEHAHIATASVNESGHNSTAEVTQEDVINPEDINIYRNLAGGVTSIQILHGSANPIGGRSAIIKLKWGESADNLLYKDMPKFIKFALGENVKQSNWGSNSTIRFPQTRMGVEQVYIDYFQRAKEYDALKKSGKPYRKDVEMETLAEILNKERFISCHSYIQSEINMLMKVAEQFNFSVNTFTHILEGYKVADKMKAHGAGGSTFSDWWAYKYEVNDAIPYNAAIMHNAGVTVAINSDDSEMSRRLNQEAAKSVKYGNISEEEAWKFVTLNPAKLLHIDNRVGSIKVGKDADVVLWSGHPMSIYTKAEKTIIEGVTYFDIDRDKQLREAIKKEKNELTNLMLQAKNKGLKTKPIEKKEKKHFHCDSDF, encoded by the coding sequence ATGACAAAGAAACTTCTAGTATTCAGTTGTTTTTTGTGTAGCTTATTAGCACTAGCACAAGAACACATTCCTAAAAATGACGGTGTAAAAACCATACATTCAAATTACACAGCCTTTACAAATGCCAAAATCTACATCTCACCAACTCAGGTGATAGAAAAGGGGACTTTACTTATTAAAGAGGGTAAAGTGGTATATGTTGGTGAATCAGTAACTATTCCAAAAAACTGTCTAGTTACAGACTTATCCGGTAAAAGTATTTACCCTTCTTTTATTGATATCTACTCTACTTTTGGTATTAAAAAACTTGAAAGTCCTAGTGACGATTCAAAAAGCCCACAGTATGAGGCATCTCGTGAAGGTTACTATTGGAATGACCACATAAGAGCAGACCAAAATGCCATCAATCATTTTGAATATGATGATAAGGAAGCCGAAAAACTTCGAAAGGCAGGTTTTGGAGTTGTTAACACCCATATTGAAGATGGTATTATTCGTGGTACAGGTACTTTAATAGCCTTAAATTCTGAAGATTCTAATGCCAAGAGAATTCTTTCTGAAGCCTCTGCACAATATTTAGGAATTAGTAAAAGTAAAACATCAAGACAGTCTTACCCAAATTCAATCATGGGCGCCTTTGCCTTATTGCGTCAGGTAAATATGGATGCCGATTGGTATGCTACTGGTAGTATAAAAGAAAAAGACCTCGCTTTAGAAGCCTTTAATGCTAATAAAAACAAGGTTCAAATTATTGAAGCTGGAAGCAAAATGAATGCGCTTCGATTAGATAAAGTTGGAGATCAATTTAATACACAATATGTATTTGTTGGTGGTGGTGATGAGTATGAATACATAAAAGAAATTAAAGCCACCAAAGGGTCCTTTATTATACCTGTGAATTTTCCGGATGCCTATGATATGGAAAATCCCTTTTTAGCTAGTTCGGTACAGTTAGATGATTTAAGAGAATGGAATCAAAGACCATCAAATCCTAAAATACTAGCCGACCATAATGTTGCTTTTGCATTCTCAACTTATAAGCTTAAAGACTCTAAGGATTTTATGGCTAACCTGCGCAAAGCTTTAGAAGCAGGGCTGTCACAAGAGAAGGCTCTAGCCGCCTTAACGACAGTACCCGCTCAAATCATAGGTAAAAGTAACGTTTTAGGAACACTAACTGCTGGTTCCTATGCAAACTTTTTAGTGACTTCAGGTGATTTATTTGACAAAAAAACTACCATTTATCAAAACTGGGTGACCGGTATTAAAAATGAGTTGATTTCTATGGATACTAAAGATATACGTGGGGATTATACTTTGAGCTTGAATAAAACAGAATATGAATTAACGATTAAAGGTGAGATTGAAAAATTAAAATCTGAAGTTAAAGCAGATAACAAAAAATTGGGTTCTAAAATAAGTTTTGAAGGCGATTGGCTAAACCTCACCTTTTCTACAATAGACACAACCAAACAAGAATTTATTAGATTGGTTTCCAGCATAGATAATACAGATAGTTTTAGCGGAAAAGCGTATCTCCCTAACGGAAAGGAAATCCCTTTTTCGGCTAAAAGAAGCGTAAAAGAAAAAGCTTCTGAAGACAAAAATGAGGACAAAAACGAAGACGAAAAAGAAGATAAGGATAAAGACGCCGAAGACAATGATGCTTCAGCCGACGCTAAAACCAGCTACCCTGTAACGTATCCCAACATGGCTTATGGGTTTAAAACCTTACCACAGCAAGAAACGTTACTCTTTAAAAATGTCACCGTTTGGACCAATGAAAAAGATGGTATTCTTGAAAATACAGATGTATTGATTAGGGGTGGTAAAATTTCAAAAATAGGTCAGAACCTCAGTTTTTCTGATGCTAAAATTATTGATGGTAAAGGCAAACATTTAACAGCTGGTATTATAGATGAACATGCACACATCGCAACCGCTTCGGTTAACGAATCTGGTCATAATTCTACCGCAGAAGTCACTCAGGAAGATGTTATCAATCCAGAAGATATAAACATCTATCGCAATCTGGCTGGTGGGGTTACGTCTATTCAAATTTTACATGGTTCCGCCAATCCCATCGGAGGTCGTTCAGCGATTATTAAGCTAAAATGGGGCGAATCAGCAGATAATTTACTGTATAAAGACATGCCAAAGTTTATAAAATTTGCTTTAGGAGAAAATGTGAAGCAAAGTAATTGGGGGTCGAACAGCACGATACGTTTTCCACAAACACGAATGGGTGTTGAGCAGGTTTACATCGATTATTTTCAGCGTGCGAAAGAGTATGATGCCTTAAAGAAAAGTGGGAAACCGTATCGCAAAGATGTAGAAATGGAAACACTGGCCGAGATTTTAAATAAAGAGCGCTTTATTAGCTGCCATTCATACATTCAAAGTGAGATAAACATGTTAATGAAGGTTGCAGAGCAGTTTAACTTTAGTGTTAATACGTTTACACATATTTTAGAAGGTTATAAAGTAGCAGATAAAATGAAAGCGCACGGTGCTGGTGGTTCTACATTTAGTGACTGGTGGGCGTATAAATATGAAGTAAACGATGCGATTCCATATAATGCAGCAATTATGCATAATGCTGGCGTAACAGTGGCTATAAATAGTGACGACAGTGAGATGTCAAGACGTTTAAATCAAGAAGCCGCTAAATCTGTAAAATATGGAAACATTAGTGAAGAAGAGGCTTGGAAATTTGTGACTTTAAATCCGGCAAAATTATTACATATCGATAATCGTGTCGGGAGTATTAAAGTTGGGAAAGATGCAGATGTTGTGTTGTGGAGTGGTCATCCTATGTCTATTTATACTAAAGCCGAAAAAACCATTATTGAAGGTGTTACCTATTTTGATATTGATCGTGATAAACAATTACGCGAGGCGATTAAGAAAGAAAAAAATGAGTTAACGAATTTGATGCTTCAGGCAAAAAACAAAGGCTTAAAAACAAAACCGATAGAAAAGAAGGAAAAAAAACATTTTCACTGCGATAGTGATTTTTAG
- a CDS encoding RNA methyltransferase: MVFKQISSTQNALIKQIVLLKEKSRERKKTGLFIIEGAREIQLALKGGYTLEAVLFYPELFSEDALKTLGISAEIIEINKEVYQKIAYRDTTEGIIAIAKSKKNTISDLKFNTKNPLVLVAEAPEKPGNIGALLRTADAANVDAVIIANPKTDLYNPNIVRSSVGCLFTNQIATGSTTEIISFLKSKNINIYSAILQESEAYHTQDFATPTAIVVGTEATGLSQEWRDASTQNISIPMQGAIDSMNVSVAAGILIFEAKRQRNFK, encoded by the coding sequence ATGGTGTTTAAGCAAATTTCAAGTACACAAAACGCTCTAATAAAACAGATAGTTCTATTAAAAGAAAAATCGCGGGAGCGAAAAAAAACAGGCTTATTTATTATTGAAGGTGCGCGAGAAATACAATTGGCTTTAAAAGGAGGCTACACGCTAGAAGCCGTATTATTTTACCCTGAATTATTTTCTGAAGATGCATTGAAGACCTTAGGTATTTCGGCTGAAATTATAGAGATTAACAAAGAGGTCTATCAAAAAATTGCCTATCGCGATACTACTGAAGGTATTATTGCCATAGCTAAAAGCAAGAAAAATACTATTTCTGATTTAAAATTCAACACCAAAAATCCTTTAGTTTTAGTCGCTGAAGCACCAGAAAAACCAGGTAATATTGGTGCCCTTTTACGTACCGCTGATGCTGCCAATGTAGATGCTGTTATTATTGCTAATCCTAAAACGGATTTATACAACCCGAATATTGTGCGCTCTAGTGTGGGTTGTTTATTTACAAATCAAATTGCTACTGGAAGTACAACCGAAATTATTAGCTTTCTTAAATCAAAAAATATTAATATTTATAGCGCTATCTTACAAGAATCTGAAGCGTATCACACTCAGGATTTCGCAACACCAACGGCTATTGTTGTTGGTACAGAAGCCACTGGATTGAGCCAAGAATGGCGAGACGCTTCCACTCAAAATATTAGTATCCCCATGCAAGGCGCTATTGACTCGATGAATGTTTCTGTTGCTGCTGGAATTCTTATTTTTGAAGCAAAACGACAACGTAATTTTAAATAA
- a CDS encoding MauE/DoxX family redox-associated membrane protein: protein MIYPWHLYLMAAIYIFAGIMHFIKPKAYLRIMPRYLPNHKLLVKLSGIAEIILGIGLCIPLLKNPSIYVIILMLMFFLMVHFYMLTGKKASAGIPRWILLLRIPLQFGLMYWAYWYLQL from the coding sequence ATGATATATCCTTGGCATCTTTACTTAATGGCTGCAATCTATATTTTTGCGGGCATTATGCACTTTATAAAACCAAAAGCGTACTTACGTATTATGCCACGGTATCTACCAAATCATAAATTATTGGTAAAACTTAGTGGTATTGCCGAAATTATTCTGGGTATAGGCTTATGTATTCCGCTCTTAAAAAACCCATCTATATATGTTATTATCTTAATGCTTATGTTCTTTTTGATGGTGCATTTTTATATGTTAACTGGCAAAAAAGCGTCTGCTGGCATACCTAGATGGATTCTTCTTTTACGCATTCCATTACAATTTGGATTGATGTATTGGGCGTATTGGTATCTGCAATTATAA
- a CDS encoding DUF6503 family protein, which produces MKNQSFVTALLLILLSCKQESKIAENQDYSIENLDITTSIYPENMTKVFDAHGGIDHWNQAKTLVFELEKEGGNEKTTTNLKSRKARIEAPDYTIGFNGEAVWISEKDTTAFKSKPEFYYNLMFYFYAMPFVLADDGITYTNVAPLVFEDKSYPGIKVSYDAGVGVSPEDEYLLYYDPETNKMTWLGYTVTYFTNEKSTAWHFIRYSDWQEVNGFQLPKTLEWFEADGFKIGKKKDKVSSFVNVSISKQAPKASLFEKQ; this is translated from the coding sequence ATGAAAAACCAGAGCTTTGTAACAGCATTACTTTTAATCCTATTGTCATGCAAACAAGAAAGTAAAATTGCTGAAAATCAGGATTATTCAATAGAGAATCTGGACATAACAACTTCTATATATCCAGAAAACATGACTAAAGTTTTTGATGCTCATGGTGGTATTGATCATTGGAATCAGGCTAAAACCTTGGTGTTTGAATTAGAAAAAGAAGGCGGAAACGAAAAAACAACGACTAATTTGAAGTCTAGAAAAGCGCGGATTGAAGCACCAGATTATACTATTGGTTTTAATGGTGAAGCGGTTTGGATATCGGAAAAAGACACAACAGCTTTTAAAAGCAAGCCAGAATTTTATTATAACCTTATGTTTTATTTCTATGCCATGCCTTTTGTTTTGGCAGATGATGGAATTACGTATACTAATGTAGCACCTTTAGTTTTTGAAGACAAAAGCTATCCGGGTATTAAAGTGTCTTATGATGCTGGAGTTGGTGTATCTCCCGAGGATGAGTACCTTTTGTATTACGATCCGGAAACCAATAAAATGACTTGGCTCGGGTATACGGTGACTTACTTTACAAATGAAAAAAGCACAGCGTGGCACTTTATTAGATACAGTGATTGGCAGGAGGTAAATGGCTTTCAATTACCAAAAACTTTAGAATGGTTTGAGGCTGACGGTTTCAAAATAGGCAAGAAAAAGGATAAAGTAAGTAGTTTTGTAAATGTTTCGATATCGAAACAAGCACCTAAGGCTTCGCTTTTTGAAAAACAGTAG
- a CDS encoding alpha/beta hydrolase yields MKSKLLIFVLIGSLYLGFSQEKKFSARDIAINEFIDGTLLSPNNLTKPNLVIIIAGSGPTDRNGNQNFLKGNALKKLAEGLSNRNIATFRYDKRIVKQIRNGRVDNNIMFDDFVKDAASVIDYFKAKDTFNKIYVIGHSQGSLVGILAAKDKADGFISLAGAGQSIDQVIIEQVEKTAPMLIEDTKRVFKLLADGKTTNDFPPALASIFNKQIQPFISNWMYYKPQEEIKKLDMPILIINGTKDLQVSEAEAELLKDAAPKATLKIIEKMNHVLVPIEGDNLENSKSYNESSRALSADLFDSIVDFIK; encoded by the coding sequence ATGAAAAGTAAACTGTTAATATTTGTTTTAATTGGTAGCCTTTATTTGGGATTTTCTCAAGAAAAAAAATTTTCTGCCCGAGATATTGCCATAAATGAGTTTATAGATGGTACACTTCTCTCTCCCAATAACCTTACAAAACCTAATTTAGTGATCATTATTGCCGGTTCAGGGCCTACAGATAGAAATGGGAATCAGAATTTTTTAAAGGGAAATGCGCTTAAGAAATTGGCAGAAGGACTCTCTAATAGAAATATTGCAACCTTTAGATACGACAAACGCATTGTAAAACAAATACGTAATGGTAGGGTAGATAATAACATCATGTTTGATGATTTTGTAAAAGATGCGGCTTCGGTCATTGACTATTTTAAAGCTAAGGATACATTTAATAAAATTTATGTTATTGGACACAGTCAAGGTAGTTTAGTTGGTATTTTAGCAGCAAAAGACAAGGCAGACGGTTTTATCTCATTGGCAGGTGCAGGACAATCTATAGACCAGGTAATTATAGAACAAGTTGAAAAAACAGCGCCCATGCTTATTGAAGATACCAAACGTGTTTTTAAACTATTGGCTGATGGAAAAACAACTAATGACTTCCCTCCCGCTCTGGCTTCCATTTTTAATAAGCAGATACAACCTTTTATTTCGAATTGGATGTATTACAAACCTCAAGAAGAGATTAAAAAGCTTGACATGCCTATTCTAATTATTAATGGCACAAAAGACTTACAAGTTTCTGAGGCTGAAGCTGAATTACTAAAAGATGCTGCACCAAAAGCGACATTAAAAATTATTGAAAAAATGAATCATGTTCTCGTGCCTATAGAAGGTGATAATTTAGAGAATTCAAAGTCTTATAACGAATCTTCAAGAGCACTATCTGCAGATTTATTTGATAGTATTGTAGACTTTATAAAATAA
- a CDS encoding M15 family metallopeptidase produces MRYIYSFLLTLFSFFSFAQLPKGFVYVNEVIPTIQTELRYCTDNNFVGTPIDGYVNNVAILTTEAATALTKVQAELAKQNLSIKIYDAYRPQQAVDHFVRWAKVENDTLMKGVFYPEVEKKNLFNAGYIASKSRHSSGSTLDITLVNLETGAPLDMGSPYDFFGSASWIKNSNLNKTQRKNRQRLQKVMAKHGFRNYAQEWWHFTLRGEPYRNLYFDFLVE; encoded by the coding sequence ATGCGATATATCTATAGCTTTTTACTAACACTTTTTTCATTTTTCTCTTTTGCACAATTGCCAAAGGGCTTTGTATATGTCAATGAGGTAATTCCAACCATCCAAACCGAACTCCGTTATTGTACTGATAATAATTTTGTTGGAACTCCTATAGATGGTTATGTTAATAATGTTGCTATTTTAACGACAGAAGCGGCTACAGCTTTAACAAAAGTGCAGGCTGAATTAGCCAAACAAAATTTATCTATTAAGATTTATGATGCTTACAGACCGCAACAAGCGGTGGATCACTTTGTGCGCTGGGCAAAAGTTGAGAATGATACCTTAATGAAGGGGGTGTTTTATCCAGAAGTAGAAAAGAAAAACTTATTTAACGCCGGGTATATCGCTTCAAAATCACGCCATAGTAGCGGTAGTACTTTGGATATCACGTTAGTGAATTTGGAAACCGGAGCACCTTTGGATATGGGCTCACCTTACGATTTTTTTGGTAGTGCCTCCTGGATTAAAAACAGTAACCTAAATAAAACGCAACGTAAAAACCGGCAACGACTTCAAAAAGTAATGGCCAAGCATGGCTTTAGAAATTATGCACAAGAATGGTGGCATTTTACTTTAAGAGGTGAACCGTATCGCAATCTGTATTTTGATTTTTTGGTGGAGTAG
- a CDS encoding alpha-ketoglutarate-dependent dioxygenase AlkB, with translation MLFPSEEIKLNLPDAEISYFPNFFSQAEALQYFKSIFKKTNWQQDAITVFGKTHLQPRLTALFANNKKSYRYSNITMHPELFSEALLTIKQKIETVTDTDFTTCLANLYRNGQDSNGWHADNEKALGQNPVIASVSFGEARTFHLKHRKDKTLKHKIRLESGSLLLMKGETQHHWLHQIAKTKRAVQPRINLTFRVIK, from the coding sequence ATGTTATTTCCTTCAGAAGAAATAAAATTAAATTTACCCGATGCTGAGATTAGTTATTTTCCTAATTTCTTTTCTCAGGCAGAAGCCCTTCAATATTTTAAAAGTATATTTAAAAAAACCAACTGGCAACAGGATGCCATTACTGTTTTTGGAAAAACGCATTTACAGCCAAGACTTACGGCACTCTTTGCGAATAACAAAAAATCGTATCGTTACTCAAACATCACCATGCATCCTGAACTCTTTTCTGAAGCGTTACTAACAATTAAACAAAAAATAGAAACAGTTACCGATACTGATTTTACGACTTGCTTAGCAAACTTGTATCGTAACGGACAAGATAGCAACGGTTGGCACGCCGATAACGAAAAAGCTTTAGGGCAAAACCCCGTTATCGCTTCGGTGAGTTTTGGTGAGGCCAGAACATTTCATTTAAAACATAGAAAAGATAAAACATTAAAGCATAAAATACGCTTAGAATCTGGTAGTTTACTGCTTATGAAAGGTGAAACACAACACCATTGGTTGCACCAAATAGCAAAAACAAAAAGAGCGGTACAACCTAGAATAAATCTCACTTTTCGCGTTATTAAATAA
- a CDS encoding DUF3810 domain-containing protein has protein sequence MFKNKKRIVALAIIPAFITVKILAQFPDFIENYYSNGIYPLLSQTLRYSLGWLPFSFGDFVYAFAIIYSIRWLVINRKRMLRDFRNWSTDVFAAVSIIYIAFHLFWAMNYYRLPLHQNLNLDAEYTTESLIAVAEKLITKSNTIHLELVSHDSIKVEFPYTKNEVIDKTPLGYAALQKNFPHLEYKGKSIKKSLLSWPLTYMGFSGYLNPLTNEAHVNGLIPVFKIATTASHEVAHELGYAAENEANFIGCLAATSHEDIYFNYSGYTFGLRHCLHEIYRRNPEEYDRLITTINTGIIKNYQEVREFWESKRNPIEPLFQSTYNGFLIANNQTDGMKSYSYVVALLVNYFENKTF, from the coding sequence ATGTTTAAAAACAAAAAACGAATCGTTGCACTTGCTATTATTCCTGCTTTTATCACAGTAAAGATTTTAGCACAATTTCCAGACTTTATTGAAAACTATTACAGCAATGGCATATACCCTTTACTCTCACAAACATTACGCTATAGTTTGGGATGGCTTCCCTTTTCTTTTGGCGATTTCGTATATGCATTTGCAATTATCTATAGTATAAGATGGCTTGTTATTAACAGAAAACGGATGCTTAGAGATTTTAGAAATTGGAGTACTGATGTTTTTGCAGCAGTTTCCATAATATATATCGCGTTTCATTTGTTTTGGGCCATGAATTACTACCGGTTACCATTGCACCAAAACCTCAATTTAGACGCTGAATATACTACTGAATCATTGATTGCTGTGGCAGAAAAACTCATAACAAAATCGAATACCATTCATCTTGAACTTGTTAGTCACGATAGTATTAAAGTAGAATTCCCCTACACTAAAAATGAGGTTATAGACAAAACACCTTTAGGTTATGCCGCTTTGCAAAAAAACTTTCCACATTTAGAGTACAAGGGTAAAAGCATTAAAAAATCGTTATTAAGCTGGCCATTAACCTATATGGGATTTAGTGGTTATTTGAATCCATTAACGAATGAAGCTCATGTAAACGGTTTAATTCCTGTATTTAAAATTGCAACTACTGCCTCACATGAAGTCGCGCATGAATTAGGGTATGCAGCAGAAAACGAAGCAAATTTTATAGGGTGTTTAGCAGCAACAAGTCATGAAGATATTTATTTCAACTATTCGGGCTATACTTTTGGGTTGCGCCACTGTTTACACGAAATATACCGGCGAAATCCGGAAGAATACGACCGTCTGATTACGACGATAAATACCGGCATAATAAAAAATTACCAGGAAGTACGTGAATTTTGGGAATCTAAAAGAAACCCAATTGAGCCACTATTTCAATCCACTTACAACGGCTTTTTAATCGCAAACAATCAAACAGATGGCATGAAAAGTTACAGTTATGTTGTGGCTTTATTGGTTAACTATTTTGAAAACAAAACTTTTTAA
- a CDS encoding amidohydrolase family protein, protein MKNLKYKILVFALLLSVVVIAQQTPAPKQTKDIAIFGATAHIGDGTVIENSCLIIKDGKIATIASAEQVKFNVKGMDIITATGQHIYPGFIAPNTTLGLVEVDAVRASDDADEVGAMNPHIRSLIAYNTESKVVESMRPNGVLMGQITPRGGRISGTSSVVQFDAWNWEDAVIKEGDGIHLNWPSSFSRGRWWLGEPSNLKVNEEYKKQVDELVAYCNESKVYHSGNQSPKHLPFEALQGLFDGSKTLFIHVDSEKGITDAIHFSKENDVKNMVIVGGYEADKVAALLKQHNIPLLLQRVHSEPKSDDDDYDFPFKQAKQLVDAGVLVGLENAGSMERMNARNLPFLAGTCAAYGLTKEQALSLITLNTAKILGIEDTVGSLEVGKDATLFISEGDALDMRTNKLTKAFIQGRDISLESHQTELYKRYSNKYKK, encoded by the coding sequence ATGAAAAATTTAAAATATAAAATACTTGTTTTTGCTTTACTACTTTCAGTTGTAGTAATAGCACAACAAACACCCGCTCCAAAGCAAACAAAAGACATTGCTATTTTTGGAGCTACCGCTCATATTGGTGATGGCACTGTGATAGAAAACAGCTGTTTAATTATCAAAGATGGTAAAATCGCAACTATTGCCAGTGCTGAACAAGTAAAATTTAATGTTAAGGGAATGGATATTATTACCGCCACCGGACAACATATTTATCCTGGTTTCATTGCGCCAAATACGACTTTGGGTTTAGTGGAAGTTGATGCCGTTCGTGCGTCTGACGATGCTGATGAGGTGGGTGCAATGAACCCACATATTCGCAGTTTAATTGCCTATAATACCGAATCTAAAGTTGTAGAATCTATGCGGCCAAATGGTGTATTGATGGGGCAGATTACGCCTCGTGGCGGACGCATTTCAGGCACTTCTTCTGTGGTACAATTTGATGCCTGGAACTGGGAAGACGCCGTGATTAAGGAAGGCGATGGTATTCACCTAAACTGGCCTAGCTCATTTTCTCGCGGCCGCTGGTGGTTAGGAGAACCTTCTAATTTAAAAGTTAATGAAGAGTATAAAAAGCAAGTTGATGAGCTAGTGGCTTATTGTAATGAAAGTAAAGTGTATCACTCTGGCAACCAATCGCCAAAGCACCTCCCTTTCGAAGCATTGCAAGGATTATTTGATGGCTCTAAAACCTTATTTATACATGTGGATTCTGAAAAAGGCATTACAGACGCTATTCATTTTTCAAAAGAAAATGATGTAAAAAACATGGTCATTGTTGGCGGTTATGAAGCGGATAAAGTTGCCGCGCTACTTAAGCAACACAACATTCCTTTATTATTACAACGTGTACATAGCGAACCAAAAAGTGACGATGATGATTACGATTTTCCCTTTAAGCAAGCAAAACAACTGGTAGATGCTGGCGTTTTAGTAGGTTTAGAAAACGCTGGAAGTATGGAGCGTATGAATGCCAGAAATCTTCCTTTTTTAGCTGGTACTTGTGCCGCTTATGGTTTAACGAAAGAACAAGCCTTAAGCCTAATCACATTGAACACAGCTAAAATTTTAGGTATAGAAGATACCGTTGGCTCTCTTGAAGTTGGCAAAGATGCTACTCTTTTTATTAGCGAGGGTGATGCTTTAGATATGCGTACTAACAAATTAACCAAAGCTTTTATTCAAGGTCGTGACATAAGCTTAGAATCACACCAAACGGAATTATACAAGCGCTATTCTAATAAGTATAAAAAATAG
- a CDS encoding M48 family metallopeptidase, with amino-acid sequence MTPTTLFYIIIAIIIIDFIIDKILDTLNAKRFNDPIPKTLNDVYDTPEYQKSQDYKKTNYKFGLITSTFTLLLTLAFFFFDGFALVDNLARDYTTNTILITLIFFGIIMLGSDILTTPFAYYKTFVIEERFGFNKTTKKTFFLDKLKGWLMLLLIGGGILAVLTWFYESTGRMFWVYAWILITVFTLFMNLFYSRLIVPLFNKQTPLESGNLRDAISNYAQTVGFNLDKIFVIDGSKRSTKANAYFSGFGSEKRVTLYDTLINDLEDDEIVAVLAHEVGHYKRKHIIFNLAASVVLTGFTLFILSLLISNPILSQALGVRIPSFHIGLIAFGILYAPLSEITGLIMNWFSRKFEYQADDYAKNTYKAEPMITSLKKLSKNSLSNLTPHPAYVFMHYSHPTLLERIENLKG; translated from the coding sequence ATGACGCCTACGACTCTCTTTTATATCATAATTGCAATCATCATAATCGACTTTATCATCGACAAAATATTAGATACTTTAAACGCTAAGCGCTTTAATGACCCTATTCCTAAAACATTAAACGATGTCTATGATACCCCCGAATACCAGAAATCACAAGATTATAAAAAGACCAATTATAAATTCGGATTAATCACCTCTACCTTCACTTTATTGCTAACACTTGCTTTTTTCTTTTTTGATGGTTTTGCTTTGGTCGATAATTTGGCTCGTGACTATACTACAAACACGATTTTAATTACGCTTATTTTCTTCGGAATTATTATGCTGGGTAGTGATATTTTAACGACGCCATTCGCATATTATAAAACCTTTGTAATTGAAGAACGCTTTGGGTTTAATAAAACCACCAAAAAAACGTTCTTTTTAGATAAACTAAAAGGCTGGCTGATGCTACTACTTATTGGTGGTGGTATATTAGCAGTACTGACCTGGTTTTATGAATCAACAGGCCGCATGTTTTGGGTTTACGCCTGGATTCTTATTACTGTTTTTACGCTTTTTATGAACCTTTTTTACTCTCGATTAATTGTGCCGTTATTTAATAAACAAACGCCTTTAGAGTCTGGTAACCTTCGGGATGCTATTTCAAATTATGCACAAACTGTAGGCTTTAATCTTGATAAAATTTTTGTGATTGATGGCTCAAAACGCAGTACTAAAGCTAATGCTTATTTTTCAGGGTTTGGAAGTGAAAAACGCGTGACACTTTACGATACTTTAATAAATGATTTAGAAGACGATGAAATTGTTGCTGTTTTGGCACATGAAGTTGGCCATTACAAACGCAAACATATTATTTTTAATCTGGCCGCTTCAGTCGTTTTAACAGGTTTTACTTTATTTATACTGTCGCTGTTAATTTCAAATCCGATACTATCACAAGCCTTAGGTGTTAGGATTCCTAGTTTTCATATTGGCTTAATTGCTTTTGGGATTTTATATGCTCCGCTCTCTGAAATTACTGGTTTAATTATGAATTGGTTTTCACGCAAATTTGAATACCAAGCAGACGATTATGCTAAAAACACCTACAAAGCAGAACCGATGATTACTTCGCTTAAAAAACTCTCTAAAAACAGTTTGAGTAATTTAACGCCGCATCCTGCTTATGTGTTTATGCATTATTCACATCCTACTTTGCTGGAGCGCATTGAGAATTTGAAGGGCTAA